GCAAATTTATAAGAGAGGATATGTTTTTGGAAGAAGTTCTTGGGAAAATAATGCATCTCAGTATTCTATTAGATTTGGTCCAGCTAGAATTATTCATGGCCATAATGATCATATGAGTTTAACTTATTTTTTTAACAATAAAATGGTTTTAATAGATGGTGGTTTTGGAGGATATCAGAAAACTCCTTATAGAACCTTTTTACAAAGTCCTTTATCGCATAATGTTGTTTTCATAGAGAAAGCTAGAAAATTTTTGTGGAGCAGTGAAACCTATTTAATGATAAATTTATCTCATAAAGATAAAAGTTATTATGTATTTCAAGATGAACCTTATGAAAATGTAAGTCGTTTTAGAGCAATTTATATTGATATTAAAAAAGATATTTTTTTTGTCGTTGATAAAATAATTTCTATCAAGAGTGAAATATTTATTCAAAATTGGAATTTTTCTAGTGATTGTATTTTTAGTATTGAAAAGGATTATATAAAAATAGTAGATGGAAATAACACTTACAAAATGTATTATCATATCACATTGGGTGATGAAATAGAAATTTCTGAGTTAAAATTTTATAAAGATAAAAATGGACTAAATATTCTCGGTGGAATTGCTGGAGAAAATAATGAAAAATATATTCCTATAAAAAATCTTAGAACACGTAAAACCGGAAAAAATGTATTTTTTTCTAATATATTTTCTTTGACAAGAAATGCTTTTATGATAGATGAAAATGATTTTAGTTTAATGTGCTATGAACAACAGTATATATGCGTAATTAAGTCTACATTGGATTTGCTTTGCTCTACTGTTGTTAAAAAGTTAAGTACTGTTTTAGAGAATAAAGAGCATTATAAAATCAAACATGACATTCCTTTGATAACGAAATCTCAATATTTATTGGTAAAAATAAATCCTATTGATAAAAATAATGAATTTTGTTCATATTACTATATCACTTCTATTGAAGGAGTTAAATTGCGTTTTGATAGGTATTATTTAGTCGAAAATAATAGTGATGAAAAAATAATATTTATGCTTCCTGCTTTGTCTTCAGGAAGTATTGAGATAGAATTGATTGAAATGAATAAAAATACTTTAGAGGGAGTAAATTAAAGTTATGTTTTGGAAAGAAGATGATTTGATAGATATTGCCATAGGAAAAATAGCAACACAAAGTTCTGTATGTAAAATGTCTAGAGAAAATGATGCTTGTAGGGCAGTTAATCCTTGTGTATATAATCAAAAAATACCTTATAGTAGTTGTACTGCTTGTGAATTTAATCCATGGTGGATGATAGATTTAGAATCAGAATATAAAATAGAGACTATTCTTGTTTATAATAGTTCAATAGATCCAGAAGCAATAAAAACATTAGAGGTTTATGTTTCTAATGATAAGGAGCATTGGCAATATATTGAAAAAGATTTATTTGTATGGAATAATTTAAATTCTATAGAGATTAGTTTATCTCAAAGAATATCTGCAAGATACGTAAAATTTTCACTTCAAGGGAAAAATTCTTTAAAGTTAAAAAAAGTTCAAATTTTTATAAGAAAGTATAAAGGTATTATAATTCCTACCCGACAAGATGGTTTTGGTGCTAGAATGATAGCTGTTTTAAATGCTATGTATTTAGCTGAAAAAACAGGATTTAAATTTGGATTGTGGTGGTTACCTAGAAGTAAAAAAGATAAATATGATGTTTTTGTTGAAAAAGAAGAGGATATTTTTAATTTTAATTTTCTGAAAAAATACTCTTATACAAATAGGAAGATAGATTTTATAGAGCCAATTAATGTTATAGATATAAAAAATATTTCCGAAGGTTGTTTTGGAGAAATGCTGGGATATTGGAAGGCAGATATAATAAATCATGAGTGTATTGGTGTCCATGATTATTTTGAAAGATGTAAAAAATTATGGAGAGAAATTTGTTTTACGGAAAAATATAGAAAAATTATTCAGTATTTTAAAACAAATGATTTTGATAAATATGTGGGAATTCATATTCGCAATGGAGATAATATCATGAGATATGATTATAGAAAAGTAATATTTCATGATATGTTATTTGATAGATTTTTTCCCTTGGAGTTGGTTGAAAAGCTAGTTTTTGAATTATATCAAAGTGGCAAAAAGATAGTTTTAATTGGTCCAGATGAAGAGGTTATTGCCAAATTAAAAAATTCTATTAATAGTTTATATGGTAATGATTTTATAGTTTTATCTAGTGATTTCCAGGGTATTAAAATAGAAGGTGAAATGGAAAAAATATTTTTTGATTTGTGTTTATTATCAAATTTGAAATCTGTATTTTGTTCTAAATCATCATTATATATGAAACTAGCTTGTTTAATAGGAGATTGTAAAATTAAAAGATTTACTGATTTGTTTTCAATAGAAGAGCAGCTAGACATAATTTTTAATTCAAAAATGCAGATTAATAATCTACATAGAGCAGCTTCTTTTGCATATATGTACTTTACAATTAAAGATAATTATAATTTTTCTTATGAAATAAAAAATGACATTTTAAATAAGGCCTTTGAAAACGATCCAGAAAATTATATATATATTATAGAACAGACAAAACTTGCATTAATTTATGGTAATATGGATATTGCTGAGCAAAAAATATCTTTTTATATGAAACAAGATTATAACATTGTAATGGAGACTATATTTAGTAAATTACCTTGTGAGACACAATCTGGATACAATAGGCAACCATTAGCTCAAATAATTTTTTTTAATTTATTACAAGATTTAAATATTGAAAATATAACATATTCTTTAGGTCATATTTTATTTAAATTTTATGAGTACTTTAATAATTTTGAAAAAATGAAAGAGTATGATAAATTTAAGATTTACAAGGATTAGCCAATGAAAATTGCAATTCATTTTTATGGCCATCTTAGAACTTATAAAAAAACCTATGAATATTTTGTAAAAAATATTTTACATCCGAATTATACTTTTGCCAGCAATATTGATATTTTTTTTCATACTTGGGATGAATTGAATACAACTGATGGTATGGGTCCTTCTAGAAGATTATTTAATGCAAAATTAAATCATGTTAGTGTTACAAAAGAAGATATAAAAGAACTATTGTCTTTGTATAAGCCTAAAAGATACATTATAGAAAAAAAAGATGTTTTTTATGGGAGAGATGCTTCTATAAAAAGAGTTTATAAATTAAGAAAAGAATATGAAAAAGAAAAATGTTTTACATATGATTATTATATTTTTTTAAGATTTGATTTGTTGTTTGCCACACCTTTTTTGTTAGAAGAATTTATTAGTGTGTATTCAGGTGGAGAGATGTTAAAAATGACATCAGGATTACCAGAAAATTTTGTATTTATTGGATCAAATATATTTAGAAGATGCAAAGTTGCTGATTTTAGGTTTTTTCAAGAGACAGATCTTTTTTGGATTTCAAATTATGGAGATGATTGGGATATATGGGTTGATAATAATTTTAACTTTGATGTTCGTTTTCCAGTTGTGCCTATAGCTATTGATTATAAATTAAATACGGATTTTTATATTTGGAGGGATATTTATGATTTAAAAAAAGATATAGATCCTTTAATTGAAGTTAGAAAATCTATATTAAAACATAATGAAATTGAAAAAAACAATCTTCTCCAAGAAAACCAGAAATTAAATCAAGAAAAAAACAATTTAAAAATAATTTTAAACTCATATGATATTCAGGAGAAAAAACTAAGAATATTAAATCTAGAACAAGATATTGTTTATAAAAAATTAAAAATAAAATTAAAAGAACAAAAAATTAATAAACCAAAACCAATTATTAAGCGAATGCAAATTATATATTCTCAATCTGCAATATTCCGTATTCAAAATCAACTTTCATATAAACTAGGTCAAGCTATGATAGTTAATTCAAAATCTATACTAGGTTACATAAGAATGCTTTTTGTATTATCTTATATAAAAGATAAACACAAACAAGAACAAAAAATCTACCAAGAAAAAATAAAAAAAGATCCTTCTTTAAAGCTACCTCCATTAGAAGATTATCTTGATTATCAAGAAGCCTTAAAGGAAAAGGAGTGTTTTACTTATAAATTAGGTCAAGCTCTTATACAAGCTAATAAAACTTGGTATAAGGGTGGGTATATCAGGTTGTTACTTGAAATTAGGAAGTTGAAAAGGGA
This genomic stretch from Campylobacter lari subsp. concheus harbors:
- a CDS encoding heparinase II/III domain-containing protein, whose protein sequence is MKNSFLESFFPELYQEIEFDVLNAEYTKVKQGYLKGHSGNKISDFLVTSEKDWDKTFFMKSSEAWHFHTLSRSLVLLLHSKIVTRESKELVFEHVKNWYTWNEKTNRKHEQVWSGHTVALRLDFLLLCYCLMDKQQVPFWLIASIEKHMEYLLNDENYDGNWNHGLDQNIILLKTEFVFKKWNIQDKIIYRIMDNFKHAFDEEGVTNEQAIMYHHYNMSRFSHVLNLFNFINVCQSLNLEEMIKKASVFLKYSLTPSGKYIPIGDTPYITPNFKIMNDDLKWYYERILADKSYPLVQIYKRGYVFGRSSWENNASQYSIRFGPARIIHGHNDHMSLTYFFNNKMVLIDGGFGGYQKTPYRTFLQSPLSHNVVFIEKARKFLWSSETYLMINLSHKDKSYYVFQDEPYENVSRFRAIYIDIKKDIFFVVDKIISIKSEIFIQNWNFSSDCIFSIEKDYIKIVDGNNTYKMYYHITLGDEIEISELKFYKDKNGLNILGGIAGENNEKYIPIKNLRTRKTGKNVFFSNIFSLTRNAFMIDENDFSLMCYEQQYICVIKSTLDLLCSTVVKKLSTVLENKEHYKIKHDIPLITKSQYLLVKINPIDKNNEFCSYYYITSIEGVKLRFDRYYLVENNSDEKIIFMLPALSSGSIEIELIEMNKNTLEGVN
- a CDS encoding discoidin domain-containing protein, which encodes MFWKEDDLIDIAIGKIATQSSVCKMSRENDACRAVNPCVYNQKIPYSSCTACEFNPWWMIDLESEYKIETILVYNSSIDPEAIKTLEVYVSNDKEHWQYIEKDLFVWNNLNSIEISLSQRISARYVKFSLQGKNSLKLKKVQIFIRKYKGIIIPTRQDGFGARMIAVLNAMYLAEKTGFKFGLWWLPRSKKDKYDVFVEKEEDIFNFNFLKKYSYTNRKIDFIEPINVIDIKNISEGCFGEMLGYWKADIINHECIGVHDYFERCKKLWREICFTEKYRKIIQYFKTNDFDKYVGIHIRNGDNIMRYDYRKVIFHDMLFDRFFPLELVEKLVFELYQSGKKIVLIGPDEEVIAKLKNSINSLYGNDFIVLSSDFQGIKIEGEMEKIFFDLCLLSNLKSVFCSKSSLYMKLACLIGDCKIKRFTDLFSIEEQLDIIFNSKMQINNLHRAASFAYMYFTIKDNYNFSYEIKNDILNKAFENDPENYIYIIEQTKLALIYGNMDIAEQKISFYMKQDYNIVMETIFSKLPCETQSGYNRQPLAQIIFFNLLQDLNIENITYSLGHILFKFYEYFNNFEKMKEYDKFKIYKD